In a single window of the Ascaphus truei isolate aAscTru1 unplaced genomic scaffold, aAscTru1.hap1 HAP1_SCAFFOLD_112, whole genome shotgun sequence genome:
- the LOC142475240 gene encoding protein NYNRIN-like: protein MAAVGHTAVCGKVTLAVNNVPLDFLVDSGASTSVISKRFLPPTIELSPDWMSSVGVEGVQRESRLTIPVPLGPFSDVVARFLVSSTCPINLLGSDILQRLRANICYDADGMQLTLHRPDGDDTGPADICTIKALPLMMMQDLALREMGFPEHIECFIPPELWSVGPEDVGLLPVPPVVVQLKPGLPFPRVPQYPLKAAQETSLKIQIQAYLQKGVLKYCTSPCNTPLFPVKKKTVKGQPEKYRLVQDLRAINAATIMETPVVPNPNTLLSGVPPEAGLFTVIDLANAFFSVPLQEECQFLFAFTFQGAQLTWTRIPQGAQNSPNQFSQALKLSLSPWVSAHPEATLLQYVDDLLLCGPTTFQDLEDLSVSLLQYLYTIRCKVSKSKLQWCLPRVVFLGHCISQGIKHLTDERKQAISLVKYPSTIHELQMFLGLITYCRQWIPDASRNMQPLYDALKTGPKEEDVADTETYQLYQQCFAALKESISTAPALGLPDYSKPFHLYVSEQDGHASGVLSQAHRDRQRPVGYYSARLDPVARTSPSCLKAAHAAQLLLDKVADITLGHDVTIMAPHDLAAVLSLTLPRHLTHQRHLRLQCSLLLPSYVSFQRCTTINPASLLPHIPKGGVDGSTDEVQETSPHDCLLTLQQDTSEPPNMSTSPLPDADWELWTDGSRYADEHGRFHTGFAVTTETEILHAEALPPGRSAQEAELVALQMALEMAKGKKVNIRTDSRYAFGIAHDFGTIWQNRGFITSSGTPVKHADLIQDLMRAMALPVQVAVLKVKAHGKVDSKEARGNQLADQAAKEAALGSVSERWLSTETTAVTMVSTRAQVKKKEQDREAGIEIDDVPFTLAIRPPITKLLQEQSKALPEEKKQWKKDGASIEKGTGLWKKDDVYCLPRRMYPAVATWAHGATHRGKNQAFAYIRKFYHAPGISTTLATYNQACQVCQTCNPSRTQAVPIQHLAKPEYPWQRIQVDHIHMPPAGGYEYVLVVVDMFSGWPEAYPVKNMTAKVTAKKMLIEVACRFGIPEVIESDQGPAFVANVFSELWFMLGAHQGLHTPYHPQSSGKVERMNGTLKTKLLKMSQDHPVPWPELLPIALYHVRHTPQAKHGLTPFEVLFGSPPRIPEIDSQELQKNQDKLVQFVILLGQELSNSRSLVSASLPESSGETVHPFKPGDSVYLKRHVRSDCLEPRFDGPYRVLLITPTAVKLEGRGPWIHASHCKKSPIEAP, encoded by the coding sequence ATGGCAGCAGTGGGACATACTGCTGTATGCGGGAAAGTTACTCTCGCAGTAAACAATGTCCCTCTAGATTTCCTGGTGGACTCGGGGGCGTCCACATCAGTTATTTCAAAAAGGTTCCTTCCCCCCACTATAGAATTATCCCCAGACTGGATGTCATCTGTTGGCgtggagggagtgcaaagagaaagCCGACTGACCATCCCAGTACCCCTCGGCCCCTTTTCGGATGTGGTCGCACGATTTTTAGTTTCTTCAACCTGCCCCATCAATCTTTTGGGATCGGACATTCTCCAACGACTACGGGCCAATATCTGCTATGATGCAGACGGAATGCAGCTTACCCTTCACCGTCCAGATGGGGACGACACGGGGCCCGCGGATATTTGCACCATCAAAGCCTTGCCACTAATGATGATGCAAGATCTGGCACTACGTGAGATGGGATTTCCCGAACATATAGAGTGTTTTATTCCCCCAGAACTATGGTCTGTGGGACCTGAAGATGTTGGTcttctcccagtccccccagtgGTTGTGCAACTGAAGCCAGGACTCCCCTTTCCACGGGTCCCCCAATATCCGTTAAAAGCTGCTCAGGAAACCAGTCTAAAAATCCAGATTCAGGCATATCTACAGAAAGGAGTTCTGAAATACTGCACATCCCCTTGCAACACTCCTTTGTTTCCGGTTAAAAAGAAGACTGTGAAAGGCCAACCTGAAAAGTACCGGCTGGTACAAGACCTTCGAGCTATAAATGCGGCCACTATCATGGAAACTCCAGTGGTCCCGAATCCCAATACCCTTCTCAGCGGTGTCCCGCCTGAAGCAGGTCTCTTTACGGTAATCGACCTGGCAAATGCTTTCTTTAGTGTCCCCCTCCAGGAGGAATGCCAATTCCTGTTCGCATTTACGTTTCAAGGGGCACAACTGACATGGACCAGAATACCCCAAGGTGCTCAGAACAGTCCCAATCAGTTCTCCCAAGCTTTAAAGTTGTCCCTTTCCCCATGGGTATCCGCACACCCAGAAGCCACACTTCTCCAATACGTGGACGACCTTCTACTCTGCGGGCCTACTACTTTCCAAGACCTCGAAgatctctccgtctctctgctcCAATATCTCTATACGATCAGATGCAAAGTTTCCAAATCCAAGCTACAGTGGTGTCTACCTCGTGTTGTCTTCCTAGGCCATTGTATTTCACAAGGCATCAAGCACCTGACAGATGAGAGGAAACAGGCTATCTCGTTAGTAAAATACCCGTCCACCATTCACGAACTACAAATGTTCCTCGGATTGATCACATATTGCCGACAATGGATCCCAGATGCATCAAGAAATATGCAACCCCTATATGATGCCTTGAAAACAGGCCCCAAAGAGGAAGATGTAGCTGATACTGAAACCTATCAGTTGTACCAACAGTGTTTCGCTGCCTTGAAGGAATCAATATCTACCGCCCCGGCTCTAGGTCTTCCGGATTACTCCAAGCCTTTCCATCTTTATGTATCAGAACAAGATGGCCACGCCTCAGGTGTTCTCTCCCAGGCTCACAGAGATAGACAACGACCTGTGGGATACTATTCTGCCCGTCTGGATCCTGTTGCCCGGACTTCTCCCAGCTGTCTCAAAGCGGCCCATGCTGCTCAATTATTGCTCGACAAAGTTGCTGATATTACATTAGGACACGATGTTACTATCATGGCACCCCACGACCTGGCCGCAGTCCTCTCCTTGACGCTGCCCCGACATCTTACCCACCAACGGCACCTTAGACTTCAATGCTCTCTGCTCCTGCCTTCATACGTCTCGTTCCAACGCTGTACCACGATTAATCCAGCATCTCTTCTGCCACATATCCCAAAGGGGGGAGTTGATGGCAGTACAGATGAAGTGCAAGAGACGTCCCCTCACGATTGCCTACTCACCCTACAGCAGGATACGTCAGAGCCTCCCAATATGTCGACAAGCCCACTACCAGATGCTGACTGGGAACTATGGACTGACGGATCCAGATATGCAGACGAACACGGTCGGTTCCACACCGGTTTCGCGGTTACCACAGAAACCGAAATTCTCCATGCTGAGGCATTACCACCTGGAAGATCAGCCCAGGAGGCAGAACTAGTGGCCCTACAAATGGCACTAGAAATGGCAAAAGGCAAGAAAGTGAATATAAGAACGGACTCGCGTTATGCTTTCGGTATTGCCCATGACTTCGGCACAATATGGCAGAATAGAGGATTTATAACATCTTCTGGAACCCCAGTGAAGCATGCTGACCTTATCCAGGATCTGATGAGAGCTATGGCACTACCCGTCCAGGTGGCAGTCCTCAAAGTAAAGGCACATGGGAAAGTAGACAGCAAGGAAGCCAGAGGTAATCAACTGGCCGACCAGGCAGCCAAAGAAGCAGCCTTGGGATCTGTGTCGGAGAGATGGCTGTCGACAGAGACTACCGCAGTAACCATGGTGAGCACAAGGgcacaagtgaaaaagaaagaacaAGACAGAGAAGCAGGAATAGAAATTGATGATGTCCCGTTTACGCTTGCAATTCGACCTCCAATTACCAAGCTACTACAGGAACAGTCAAAAGCGTTACCAGAAGAGAAAAAGCAATGGAAGAAAGATGGGGCGAGCATCGAGAAAGGAACAGGTCTATGGAAAAAGGATGATGTATATTGCCTCCCCAGACGAATGTACCCAGCAGTAGCGACATGGGCACACGGAGCGACGCACAGAGGAAAGAACCAAGCCTTTGCCTATATCAGAAAGTTCTATCACGCACCAGGAATCAGTACCACGTTAGCTACGTATAACCAAGCTTGCCAAGTTTGCCAGACATGTAATCCCAGTCGCACCCAAGCAGTACCCATTCAACACCTCGCCAAACCAGAATATCCGTGGCAAAGAATTCAGGTGGACCATATACATATGCCCCCGGCTGGAGGATACGAGTACGTGCTGGTAGTGGTGgatatgttttcaggatggccCGAAGCTTACCCAGTCAAGAATATGACAGCCAAGGTGACAGCCAAGAAGATGCTCATAGAGGTAGCTTGCAGATTTGGAATACCGGAAGTGATAGAAAGTGATCAGGGACCAGCTTTTGTTGCTAATGTTTTCTCCGAACTCTGGTTTATGCTGGGAGCCCACCAAGGACTGCACACCCCATACCATCCGCAAAGTTCGGGAAAGGTAGAAAGGATGAACGGCACACTGAAGACCAAACTGTTAAAAATGAGCCAGGACCACCCTGTCCCCTGGCCAGAACTACTGCCCATAGCGCTATACCATGTTAGACACACTCCTCAGGCGAAACATGGTCTCACCCCCTTCGAGGTTTTATTCGGGTCACCCCCTAGGATACCAGAGATAGACAGCCAGGAATTACAAAAGAATCAGGATAAATTGGTGCAATTTGTAATTTTATTGGGTCAAGAATTGTCTAACTCTCGTTCTTTAGTGTCCGCTTCTCTTCCAGAATCCTCAGGAGAAACAGTCCATCCTTTCAAGCCAGGCGACAGTGTATATCTCAAACGACACGTAAGATCAGACTGTCTGGAGCCCAGATTCGACGGTCCATATCGTGTCCTGCTGATCACCCCTACCGCGGTAAAACTTGAAGGGAGAGGACCCTGGATACACGCTTCCCATTGCAAGAAATCCCCAATTGAAGCTCCATGA
- the LOC142475239 gene encoding uncharacterized protein LOC142475239, producing MLHLFKKKHVLPTGAQTALDLVRTREGKKYTKNASNLYKMADAPSTGRLQPSLWAKIITESRGLLEDKGLLEVAQAHLRVAGKLCEEGYEEVVGQGGSTLSEMLYGYMKPVKPKGTTAPPPYQDGARPSPKGWVCSHCGVQNPDWRDFCCSCGTPHTGPPPPPDNAQPNKPCPPESSSSHPVLSAPSAPLYPVLTTSGSYYQGPEAGDTQGPIVKGTDTQATTSAVQILFPSVPVYSLKELFQTPEALEVLAKVRRATAPDELSEWEDQAGPTHNLAPVPPLASTPRIPSRPPPLPSAKPKSILSTKPPPLPSRPQVPENWFPAASKVYVNPQGHQVTISVGVGDITTARVDVIVNAANSELQHKGGLARAISQAAGPSLQKNSNDLIASSGPIGPGEIAITGPGDIPINRIIHVVGPRYDREFEPICAEQLQNGIWNTLTYLSDQACVDEGITTVAFPLVSTGLYKYPLESAVRIIIATIREFIDIRPTQLTEIRIVTDQAERVSVMLAALQAKDPRRDNIVPSAVPSLPESQAYHARVKPAIKLESVAENQHSAMTDNTPRNVTKLGLQYVTFTPTQVSTLVANLPDPEKQPMPFYRRMEQIRKTYGCSWSDLSSLTEIRASDSFLPLMAPAFDSSQAPALDTYASGLTYCQQLKLWAQEALTELQGSLQDITQNDGESVEQYASRCQIQFEDLGFIHQHKAHRLILTKAFVEGLNEDLREKILSIRPDCIGGTLQDAVLVAKGFARSQAKEVKEKGKKKALALMMQDNEGAGAVLCPSLPGAPPTGPQYLPPPPSGCTPNPPNPAPYPQQPPPVYPQYPTPYPYPPPAPAYAPYYPQPPQQGLNSYGGNYGGQRQDRRQNGRGQGGPICWNCGIVGHVRRECRKPRQEQQQDGLPPRS from the coding sequence ATGTTGcacttatttaagaaaaaacatgtgTTGCCCACAGGGGCACAGACAGCACTAGATTTAGTCCGCACTCGAGAAGGAAAGAAATATACTAAAAATGCAAGTAATCTGTATAAAATGGCGGACGCTCCGTCCACGGGAAGATTACAACCCAGTCTCTGGGCTAAAATTATAACGGAATCTAGAGGGTTGTTGGAGGATAAAGGATTGTTGGAGGTGGCGCAGGCTCATCTGCGAGTAGCAGGGAAATTATGTGAAGAAGGGTATGAGGAAGTGGTGGGTCAAGGGGGGTCCACATTATCAGAAATGTTATATGGTTATATGAAACCCGTTAAACCAAAGGGGACCACGGCCCCTCCGCCATACCAAGATGGCGCTCGCCCTAGTCCAAAAGGGTGGGTCTGCTCGCATTGTGGTGTACAAAACCCCGACTGGCGGGATTTCTGCTGTAGTTGTGGCACGCCCCACActggccctccccctcctcccgacaacgCCCAGCCCAACAAACCCTGCCCTCCGGAGTCCAGTTCCTCCCACCCAGTCCTTTCCGCCCCTTCCGCCCCCTTATATCCGGTCCTCACTACTTCCGGATCCTATTACCAAGGACCGGAGGCTGGTGACACGCAAGGCCCCATAGTCAAGGGAACGGATACCCAAGCTACTACAAGCGCAGTACAAATACTTTTCCCTTCCGTTCCGGTCTACTCTCTCAAAGAACTTTTTCAGACTCCAGAAGCCCTCGAAGTACTCGCAAAAGTACGACGGGCCACAGCCCCTGACGAACTATCAGAGTGGGAAGACCAGGCAGGGCCAACCCATAATTTGGCACCTGTACCGCCGCTCGCTTCTACACCACGAATCCCTTCCCGGCCTCCACCACTCCCGAGTGCTAAACCTAAATCAATACTTTCGACTAAACCCCCGCCCTTACCTAGCAGGCCCCAAGTGCCAGAAAATTGGTTTCCGGCCGCATCCAAAGTATATGTTAATCCACAGGGACACCAAGTAACTATCAGTGTAGGTGTCGGGGATATCACCACCGCAAGGGTAGATGTGATAGTTAATGCAGCAAACTCAGAACTCCAACACAAGGGGGGTTTAGCAAGGGCAATTTCCCAAGCGGCAGGGCCCTCTTTGCAGAAAAATAGTAATGATCTCATTGCTAGTTCGGGCCCAATAGGACCCGGGGAAATCGCTATTACCGGCCCGGGTGATATACCTATTAATCGTATTATACATGTTGTAGGGCCCCGATACGACCGGGAGTTTGAACCCATATGTGCGGAGCAATTGCAAAATGGAATTTGGAACACCCTCACTTATCTATCAGATCAGGCTTGCGTTGATGAGGGTATTACAACCGTAGCTTTTCCACTGGTGTCGACCGGGTTATACAAGTACCCATTAGAATCAGCAGTCAGAATTATTATAGCCACTATACGTGAGTTCATAGACATTAGGCCCACCCAACTTACCGAGATAAGAATAGTTACGGATCAGGCAGAAAGAGTGTCGGTTATGTTGGCCGCGTTACAGGCCAAAGATCCGCGCAGAGACAATATAGTGCCTTCGGCAGTGCCCTCCCTCCCCGAGTCTCAGGCCTACCACGCCCGGGTAAAGCCCGCTATTAAGCTGGAGTCGGTGGCGGAAAACCAGCATTCCGCTATGACAGACAACACGCCCCGCAATGTCACAAAGCTTGGTCTTCAGTATGTTACGTTCACTCCCACACAAGTGTCTACCCTAGTAGCGAATCTTCCCGATCCGGAAAAACAACCTATGCCATTCTACAGAAGAATGGAACAGATACGGAAGACGTATGGCTGCTCCTGGTCCGATTTAAGCTCGCTGACTGAAATTAGGGCCTCCGATAGTTTTCTACCACTGATGGCCCCCGCTTTTGACTCCAGTCAGGCCCCAGCGCTTGACACTTATGCTTCAGGACTGACCTATTGCCAGCAACTCAAACTGTGGGCTCAAGAAGCCCTAACAGAGTTACAAGGGTCCCTTCAGGACATCACCCAGAACGATGGGGAATCAGTGGAACAATATGCTTCCCGATGCCAGATACAATTCGAAGATCTGGGATTCATCCACCAGCACAAAGCTCACCGGCTGATTCTGACCAAAGCCTTTGTGGAAGGGTTAAACGAAGACCTAAGGGAAAAGATTCTGTCGATTCGTCCAGACTGCATAGGAGGCACTCTACAAGATGCTGTGTTGGTGGCCAAAGGTTTTGCACGCTCCCAAGCAAAGGAAGtgaaggagaaagggaaaaagaagGCCCTCGCGTTAATGATGCAAGATAACGAAGGCGCAGGCGCTGTGCTATGCCCCTCCCTTCCTGGAGCACCTCCCACAGGACCTCAGTACCTCCCTCCTCCACCATCGGGATGTACCCCGAACCCCCCCAACCCCGCTCCCTACCCACAACAACCACCACCGGTCTACCCGCAATACCCCACACCGTACCCATACCCTCCCCCTGCCCCGGCATATGCTCCTTACTACCCCCAGCCTCCCCAACAAGGGTTAAATTCATATGGTGGCAACTATGGCGGACAGCGACAGGATAGAAGACAAAATGGCCGTGGCCAGGGAGGACCCATCTGCTGGAACTGTGGTATAGTTGGACACGTGAGACGTGAATGCAGAAAGCCACGACAAGAACAACAACAAGACGGGCTACCTCCTCGGTCCTGA